One genomic region from Fictibacillus marinisediminis encodes:
- the glmM gene encoding phosphoglucosamine mutase — MGKYFGTDGVRGVANTELTPELAFKLGRFGGYVLTKETQKPKVLIGRDTRISGHMLEGALVAGLLSTGAEVLRLGVISTPGVAFLTKALGAQAGVMISASHNPVADNGIKFFGADGFKLLDEQEAEIEALLDQEKDELPRPSGGDIGSVGDYFEGGQKYLQYLKQTVPGDFSGMHIALDCAHGATSSLAPHLFADLEADISTMGTSPNGLNINDGVGSTHPEKLAELVKEKGADMGLAFDGDGDRLIAIDEKGNIVDGDQIMFICAVYLKEQGRLKNDTIVSTVMSNLGFYKGLEDREVKSVQTAVGDRYVMEEMRKSGYNLGGEQSGHIIFLDHTTTGDGMLSAIQLASIVQQTKKPLSELADEMKKFPQLLINVRVVDKTKLEGNATIQSAIEKVEAEMNGNGRVLVRPSGTEPLVRVMVEAPTKEQCQIYADQIADVVKTELV; from the coding sequence ATGGGAAAATACTTTGGAACAGACGGGGTAAGAGGAGTTGCCAATACAGAGCTTACACCAGAATTAGCATTTAAACTTGGCCGATTTGGGGGATATGTATTAACAAAGGAAACCCAAAAACCAAAAGTACTGATCGGCAGAGATACACGAATTTCTGGTCATATGCTTGAAGGAGCACTGGTGGCGGGCCTTTTATCTACGGGAGCTGAAGTATTGCGTTTAGGTGTCATCTCAACACCTGGCGTTGCTTTCTTGACAAAGGCACTGGGCGCACAGGCAGGTGTCATGATCTCTGCTTCCCATAACCCAGTCGCTGACAACGGAATTAAGTTTTTCGGAGCGGATGGCTTTAAGCTATTGGATGAGCAGGAAGCAGAGATTGAAGCTCTCCTCGATCAGGAGAAAGACGAGCTTCCGCGCCCTTCAGGCGGGGATATCGGCTCAGTAGGCGACTATTTCGAAGGCGGACAAAAGTACCTTCAATATTTAAAACAAACCGTCCCTGGCGATTTTTCCGGTATGCATATCGCACTCGACTGCGCTCACGGTGCCACATCTTCTTTGGCTCCGCATCTGTTTGCTGATCTGGAAGCCGATATCTCAACGATGGGAACAAGCCCAAATGGTCTAAATATTAACGATGGTGTAGGTTCCACACACCCTGAAAAATTGGCTGAACTGGTCAAGGAAAAAGGAGCAGACATGGGTCTGGCCTTTGATGGGGACGGAGACCGTCTGATTGCGATTGATGAAAAGGGGAACATCGTGGATGGCGACCAAATCATGTTTATTTGCGCCGTCTATTTAAAAGAGCAGGGAAGACTGAAGAACGATACCATCGTCTCCACTGTGATGAGCAACCTTGGATTCTATAAAGGACTTGAAGACAGAGAAGTAAAATCGGTTCAGACTGCTGTCGGCGACCGATATGTGATGGAAGAAATGAGAAAGAGCGGATATAACCTGGGCGGAGAGCAATCCGGACATATCATTTTCCTGGACCATACAACGACGGGTGATGGCATGTTATCGGCTATTCAATTAGCAAGCATCGTCCAGCAGACGAAAAAGCCATTATCTGAGCTTGCGGATGAAATGAAAAAGTTCCCTCAGCTTTTAATCAACGTAAGAGTTGTCGATAAAACAAAGCTTGAAGGCAATGCAACGATCCAATCTGCGATCGAGAAGGTCGAAGCAGAAATGAACGGAAACGGGCGTGTACTTGTCCGTCCATCGGGAACTGAGCCGTTGGTGCGTGTCATGGTGGAAGCACCTACGAAGGAACAATGCCAAATCTATGCTGATCAGATAGCTGATGTGGTCAAGACGGAACTTGTTTAG
- a CDS encoding PTS mannitol-specific transporter subunit IIBC yields MASSEQTKTGAKVKIQRFGSHLSGMIMPNIGAFIAWGIITALFIPTGWLPNEDMAKLVSPMITYLLPLLIGFSGGRIVYDLRGGVVGATATMGVIVGADIPMLLGAMIMGPLGGYAIKKFDKMIEGKVKSGFEMLVNNFSAGIIAGILTIIAYKGIGPVVLTLNKTLAAGVQAIVDAHLLPLASIFIEPAKVLFLNNAINHGILSPLGIEQATKAGKSILFLLESNPGPGLGVLLAYILFGKGMSKQSAPGAAIIHFLGGIHEIYFPYILMRPLLLLAVIGGGASGVFTFLLFDAGLVAAPSPGSIFALIAMTPRGHYLGVIAGVLVAAAVSFLISSVILKSSKQTDDDDLTKATEKTSVLKGKESRASSLVQPKETQAQQPPGGDRHHIAVEKSRADVQKIIFACDAGMGSSAMGASILKNKARKAGLDVSVSNTSITNIPADADIVITHKDLTDRAKAKLPNAEHISVENFLNSPKYEKLLNELVESKGTTAPAEPQGMPIAENDYEDVSKIIFACDAGMGSSAMGASILKNKIQKAGLDVFVSNTSITNLPTDADVVITHKDLTDRAKAKLPGAKHISVENFLNSPKYEELLEKLKAAKSLH; encoded by the coding sequence ATGGCAAGTTCTGAACAGACAAAGACAGGCGCTAAAGTAAAAATACAGAGGTTTGGCAGCCATTTGAGCGGTATGATCATGCCAAACATTGGGGCGTTCATCGCCTGGGGAATCATCACGGCATTATTCATTCCTACAGGATGGCTTCCAAATGAAGATATGGCAAAACTGGTTAGCCCGATGATCACTTACCTGCTGCCGCTGCTTATCGGATTTTCAGGCGGACGCATCGTTTATGACCTGCGGGGCGGTGTCGTTGGTGCCACGGCAACGATGGGGGTTATTGTCGGAGCTGACATTCCAATGCTTCTAGGTGCCATGATCATGGGGCCGCTTGGCGGATATGCCATTAAGAAGTTTGACAAGATGATCGAAGGAAAAGTGAAATCCGGCTTCGAGATGCTCGTGAATAACTTTTCCGCCGGGATTATTGCCGGAATCTTAACAATCATTGCCTACAAAGGAATTGGACCGGTTGTATTAACGTTAAACAAAACGCTTGCTGCAGGAGTACAGGCCATTGTAGACGCACACTTGCTGCCGCTGGCCAGCATCTTTATCGAGCCGGCAAAGGTGTTATTCTTAAACAATGCCATTAACCACGGGATCTTAAGCCCGCTGGGAATTGAGCAAGCCACCAAGGCAGGAAAATCCATTCTGTTCTTGTTGGAATCCAATCCGGGACCAGGGCTGGGTGTCCTATTGGCTTACATCCTTTTTGGAAAAGGAATGTCGAAACAATCGGCACCAGGGGCTGCCATTATCCATTTCCTCGGCGGGATTCATGAGATATACTTCCCGTATATTCTGATGAGACCGTTACTTCTTTTAGCGGTAATCGGAGGCGGTGCATCCGGCGTATTCACTTTCTTGCTGTTTGACGCAGGATTGGTAGCCGCTCCGTCACCAGGAAGTATCTTTGCTCTTATTGCCATGACACCGAGAGGACACTACCTTGGGGTCATAGCTGGAGTTCTGGTTGCGGCAGCCGTATCTTTCTTGATTTCTTCTGTCATCTTAAAATCTTCCAAACAAACAGATGATGATGATTTGACAAAAGCAACAGAAAAAACATCTGTGCTTAAAGGAAAAGAAAGCCGTGCTTCATCACTTGTCCAACCAAAAGAAACGCAAGCGCAACAACCGCCTGGTGGTGACAGGCACCACATTGCTGTAGAAAAAAGCCGTGCAGACGTTCAAAAGATTATTTTCGCTTGTGATGCAGGCATGGGTTCAAGTGCAATGGGCGCATCAATCTTAAAAAACAAAGCGCGAAAAGCGGGACTGGATGTATCGGTGTCTAATACATCGATTACGAATATTCCAGCTGATGCAGATATCGTCATTACGCATAAAGATTTAACAGACCGTGCGAAAGCAAAACTGCCGAATGCCGAACACATTTCCGTGGAAAATTTCTTGAACAGTCCTAAATATGAAAAACTGCTGAATGAGTTAGTAGAAAGCAAAGGTACAACAGCACCTGCCGAGCCTCAAGGTATGCCAATCGCAGAAAACGACTATGAAGACGTTTCGAAAATTATCTTTGCCTGTGATGCGGGTATGGGTTCGAGTGCGATGGGAGCTTCCATACTCAAAAATAAAATTCAAAAAGCGGGGCTGGATGTTTTCGTTTCCAATACTTCGATTACCAATCTGCCCACTGATGCAGATGTGGTCATCACACACAAAGATTTAACCGATCGTGCAAAAGCTAAACTACCGGGCGCAAAACATATTTCTGTAGAGAACTTTTTAAACTCACCGAAATATGAAGAACTGCTTGAGAAGTTAAAAGCAGCCAAAAGCCTGCACTGA
- a CDS encoding aspartyl-phosphate phosphatase Spo0E family protein, translating into MDRNILLREIEDSRKKMNEMSKIMPLIAEEIVEISQHIDALLNEFQKANVKNSYS; encoded by the coding sequence ATGGATCGCAATATCCTGCTAAGAGAAATTGAAGATTCACGAAAAAAAATGAATGAAATGTCTAAAATTATGCCTTTAATCGCTGAAGAAATTGTTGAAATCAGCCAACACATAGATGCTCTTTTAAATGAATTCCAAAAAGCAAACGTAAAAAACAGCTACTCTTAA
- the rocF gene encoding arginase, with amino-acid sequence MKKDITIIGVPMDLGQTRRGVDMGPSAIRYAGIVERLEDINYNVQDFGDIEIARPGTIEETIETNLKNLQEVSTASEKLADTVSNVIQENRFPLVLGGDHSIAIGSLAGIAKHYENLGVIWYDAHGDLNTADTSPSGNIHGMPLAASLGIGHESLTGIGGYEQKVKPENIVIIGARSLDEGEKELIKERGIKVYTMHEIDRIGMTRVMEETIEYLSKKTDGVHLSLDLDGLDPLDAPGVGTPVLGGISYRESHLAMEMLAESQIITSAEFVEVNPILDERNKTATVAVALMGSLFGEKLL; translated from the coding sequence ATGAAGAAGGATATTACGATCATCGGAGTACCGATGGATTTAGGGCAGACAAGGCGCGGCGTTGATATGGGGCCAAGCGCCATTCGATATGCAGGTATTGTGGAACGTTTAGAAGATATAAATTATAATGTCCAGGATTTCGGGGACATAGAGATTGCCCGGCCTGGGACAATAGAAGAAACAATAGAAACCAATCTTAAGAACCTTCAAGAAGTTTCAACTGCGAGTGAAAAGCTGGCAGACACGGTTTCTAATGTGATTCAGGAAAACCGGTTTCCTCTTGTCCTTGGAGGAGACCACAGTATCGCGATCGGCTCTCTTGCTGGAATTGCCAAGCACTACGAAAATCTTGGCGTTATCTGGTATGATGCCCATGGAGACTTGAATACCGCTGATACTTCACCAAGCGGAAACATTCATGGTATGCCGCTTGCAGCAAGCTTGGGAATAGGGCATGAATCCTTAACTGGCATTGGAGGATATGAGCAAAAAGTTAAGCCTGAAAATATTGTTATTATCGGTGCCCGTTCATTGGATGAAGGAGAAAAAGAATTGATCAAAGAACGTGGCATTAAAGTATACACGATGCATGAAATTGATCGGATCGGCATGACCAGGGTAATGGAGGAAACGATTGAATATCTTTCTAAAAAAACGGATGGTGTTCATTTAAGTCTTGACCTTGATGGTTTGGATCCGCTTGACGCACCGGGGGTAGGTACGCCGGTTCTTGGTGGAATCAGCTACAGAGAAAGCCATTTGGCGATGGAAATGCTGGCCGAGTCTCAGATTATTACCTCAGCTGAATTTGTAGAAGTCAATCCAATTCTTGACGAAAGAAACAAAACAGCGACAGTGGCTGTGGCGCTAATGGGATCACTATTCGGCGAAAAATTATTATAA
- a CDS encoding CdaR family protein, which yields MDKLLKSNWFVKIIAFLLALMLYTVLSMENQQQSDRQSLFTSVSKTSETVSGVTITPLFDENKYVLTDLPRSVDVKLTGSSNLLTKALKVDRRMEVYIDLTKMGPGTKKVPVKIRNVPEGLKAVPSPQAVEVTLHRKQTKQIPISVDIKNKNKLPEGYEAGKLSYSPKSVYVTGPEDYISDIASIRASVDVSNAKDKVESRVPLRAYDSQGNLLDVLIDPKSVNVTVPITKPSKTVPLSLNEKGNLPDGLTLAGITMDPKEVTLTGPSSALDKISEVSGVDIDLDKIKEDSTIDVDVPLPKGTEAVNPKQVQVKVDVENDVKTKTFKDIPIEMRGETPEQQASFLSPASGKMDVTITGSKKTVDALVASDITAYVDVSKLKPGEHTISIKASNSKNLQMKKEFTTARIKIETPETQTGSDNQSDQTTSQSGDKNSNNENNGTAGSKPDNNPTFSQSKAEGKSDRTESITEGEN from the coding sequence ATGGACAAACTCCTTAAGAGCAATTGGTTTGTAAAAATTATCGCTTTTCTTTTGGCATTAATGCTTTATACCGTCCTATCCATGGAAAACCAGCAGCAATCTGACCGGCAATCCCTGTTCACCTCCGTATCCAAGACGAGTGAAACGGTAAGCGGGGTTACCATAACGCCTTTATTTGATGAAAATAAATACGTACTAACAGACTTGCCCAGATCGGTGGACGTCAAGCTGACGGGTTCTTCCAATCTGCTGACGAAAGCATTAAAAGTGGACCGTCGAATGGAAGTCTATATCGATCTTACAAAGATGGGTCCAGGTACAAAAAAAGTTCCTGTAAAAATCAGGAATGTTCCGGAAGGGTTAAAAGCCGTTCCATCACCTCAGGCAGTGGAAGTAACGCTTCACCGAAAACAAACGAAGCAGATCCCGATTTCTGTGGATATCAAGAACAAGAATAAATTGCCGGAGGGTTATGAAGCCGGAAAACTTAGCTACTCGCCGAAGAGTGTGTATGTAACAGGTCCAGAGGATTACATCAGTGATATTGCAAGTATCCGGGCATCTGTGGATGTTTCGAATGCCAAGGATAAGGTAGAATCAAGGGTGCCGCTGCGGGCTTACGACAGTCAAGGCAATCTGCTCGATGTACTGATTGATCCGAAGTCTGTCAATGTTACGGTCCCTATCACAAAACCAAGTAAAACGGTACCGCTGAGCCTGAATGAAAAAGGCAACCTTCCTGACGGGCTTACCCTTGCAGGTATAACGATGGATCCGAAAGAAGTGACGTTAACAGGTCCTTCATCCGCCCTTGATAAAATCAGTGAAGTAAGCGGCGTAGACATAGATTTAGACAAGATTAAAGAAGATTCAACGATAGACGTTGATGTGCCTCTTCCAAAAGGCACAGAAGCTGTAAATCCCAAACAAGTCCAAGTAAAAGTGGATGTAGAGAATGACGTTAAAACAAAGACCTTTAAGGATATCCCTATTGAAATGAGGGGAGAGACTCCTGAACAGCAGGCGTCCTTCTTATCTCCTGCGAGCGGAAAGATGGATGTGACCATTACAGGCAGCAAAAAAACTGTTGATGCATTGGTGGCTTCAGATATTACGGCATATGTTGATGTCAGCAAGCTGAAACCAGGTGAGCATACGATTTCAATAAAAGCCTCAAACTCCAAGAACCTTCAAATGAAAAAGGAGTTTACGACGGCGAGAATTAAAATCGAAACCCCAGAAACCCAGACCGGCTCTGATAACCAGTCTGACCAAACCACATCGCAGAGCGGGGATAAGAACAGCAATAACGAGAATAACGGCACTGCCGGCAGCAAGCCGGACAATAACCCAACCTTTTCTCAATCAAAGGCAGAGGGAAAATCGGATCGTACCGAATCAATTACTGAAGGAGAGAATTAA
- the glmS gene encoding glutamine--fructose-6-phosphate transaminase (isomerizing): MCGIVGYVGNKDAKEILLRGLEKLEYRGYDSAGIAVIDNDGVQVFKEKGRIAVLRDIVDSGVETSMGIGHTRWATHGAPSKVNSHPHQSTAERFTLVHNGVIENYENIKREYLPNVEFVSDTDTEVVVQLIEKFVSEGENVEEAFRHALSVIKGSYAIALVDNQDSDTIYVGKNKSPLLVGVGEGFNVVASDAMAMISQTDQYVELMDEEIVIVTRDSYTIKTLDGKEVARAPYTAELDASDIEKGTYPHYMLKEIDEQPFVMRNIIKQYQNEEGNLKLDDDIRGAMNGADRIYIVACGTSYNAGLVGKQLIENIANIPVEVHIASEFVYNMPLLSQKPLFIFISQSGETADSRAVLVEVKKLGHKALTITNVPGSTLSREADHTLHLYAGPEIAVASTKAYTAQIAVLAILAVDSARAKGIELDFNPLQELAIVANAMETLTDQKETMDRVAQEYLSVTRNAFFIGRAVDYFVCLEGSLKLKEISYIQAEGFAGGELKHGTIALIEEGTPVIALATQEHVNLSIRGNVKEVAARGAETCVISTEATKDEGDRIVLPEVHEYLTPLVSVVPLQLLAYYAALHRDCDVDKPRNLAKSVTVE, encoded by the coding sequence ATGTGCGGAATTGTAGGTTATGTAGGAAATAAGGATGCTAAAGAAATCTTGCTTCGCGGACTGGAAAAATTAGAGTACCGCGGTTATGACTCAGCAGGTATTGCTGTAATTGACAACGACGGCGTTCAAGTCTTCAAAGAAAAAGGAAGAATCGCTGTATTGCGTGATATCGTTGACTCAGGCGTTGAAACATCAATGGGGATCGGACATACCCGCTGGGCAACACACGGAGCGCCAAGCAAGGTGAACTCTCACCCACACCAAAGTACTGCAGAGCGATTTACGCTTGTGCATAACGGTGTGATTGAGAACTATGAGAATATTAAAAGAGAATACTTACCGAATGTTGAATTCGTAAGTGACACAGACACAGAAGTTGTTGTACAGCTTATTGAAAAGTTTGTCAGCGAAGGAGAGAACGTGGAAGAAGCATTCCGCCACGCGCTTTCCGTTATTAAAGGCTCTTACGCGATTGCGTTAGTCGATAACCAAGATTCAGACACCATCTATGTTGGTAAAAATAAAAGCCCGCTATTGGTCGGCGTAGGAGAAGGATTTAACGTTGTAGCTAGTGATGCTATGGCCATGATTTCTCAAACAGATCAATACGTTGAACTGATGGATGAGGAGATCGTTATCGTAACACGTGACTCCTATACCATCAAAACACTGGACGGCAAAGAAGTAGCACGTGCTCCATACACAGCTGAATTGGATGCAAGTGATATCGAAAAGGGAACGTACCCTCACTATATGCTGAAGGAAATTGATGAGCAGCCATTTGTTATGCGTAACATCATCAAGCAGTATCAAAACGAAGAAGGCAATCTTAAGCTTGATGACGATATTCGCGGCGCGATGAATGGTGCAGACCGCATTTACATCGTGGCTTGCGGAACAAGCTACAATGCAGGACTTGTAGGTAAACAGCTGATCGAAAACATTGCCAATATCCCTGTAGAGGTTCATATTGCCAGTGAATTCGTTTATAACATGCCGCTTCTTTCTCAGAAGCCATTGTTCATCTTTATCTCTCAATCAGGAGAGACAGCCGACAGCCGTGCCGTATTGGTAGAAGTGAAAAAGCTTGGCCATAAAGCGTTGACGATCACTAACGTTCCTGGCTCTACCCTTTCAAGGGAAGCTGACCATACACTTCACCTATATGCAGGACCTGAAATCGCAGTAGCATCAACAAAAGCTTATACAGCGCAAATTGCTGTCCTTGCTATTCTTGCCGTTGATTCTGCTCGTGCAAAAGGCATCGAGCTTGATTTCAACCCGCTTCAAGAGCTTGCGATTGTGGCAAACGCAATGGAAACATTGACAGACCAAAAAGAAACCATGGATCGTGTAGCACAAGAATACCTATCCGTAACACGCAATGCCTTCTTTATCGGCCGTGCGGTTGATTACTTCGTTTGTTTAGAAGGTTCTCTAAAGCTTAAAGAAATCTCTTATATCCAAGCAGAAGGCTTTGCAGGAGGAGAGCTTAAGCATGGTACGATTGCTTTGATTGAAGAAGGAACGCCAGTTATCGCTCTAGCTACACAAGAACACGTTAACTTGAGCATCCGCGGAAATGTGAAAGAAGTAGCAGCCCGTGGAGCAGAAACTTGCGTGATCAGTACAGAAGCGACGAAGGACGAAGGCGACCGCATCGTACTTCCTGAAGTACATGAGTACCTTACTCCGCTCGTATCTGTTGTACCGCTTCAATTGCTTGCTTACTATGCAGCACTTCACCGTGACTGTGATGTGGATAAGCCGCGTAACCTTGCGAAAAGTGTAACAGTAGAATAA
- the cdaA gene encoding diadenylate cyclase CdaA, whose amino-acid sequence MPVGNFSLGSYISQIVDILLVTYVFYKLIMLIRGTKAVQLLKGIVVIVAVWLASSFFELRTMGWLMDKAITYGLLAIIIIFQPELRRALEQLGRGKLFSRSGLADEEEMGNSIDAIVKSTSYMAKRRIGAIISFERETGLTDYVETGIPIHSKLSSELLTNIFVPNTPLHDGAVILRQNEIVAAGCYLPLTESPFVSKELGTRHRAAIGVSEVTDAITVIVSEETGSISITKNGEIHRNLNEETLRALLNAELMVSGKNASSSRWNWRGKKNGQTP is encoded by the coding sequence TTGCCTGTTGGAAATTTTAGTTTAGGTAGCTATATCAGCCAGATCGTTGATATTTTGCTGGTTACCTATGTTTTTTATAAATTAATAATGCTGATTAGAGGAACCAAGGCGGTACAGCTTTTAAAAGGAATTGTGGTCATTGTAGCTGTATGGCTTGCGAGCAGTTTCTTTGAACTGCGGACAATGGGCTGGCTGATGGATAAAGCCATTACATATGGATTATTGGCCATTATTATTATTTTCCAGCCTGAATTAAGGAGAGCGCTGGAGCAGCTCGGCAGGGGAAAACTGTTTTCCCGATCTGGTTTAGCTGACGAAGAGGAGATGGGAAACTCCATTGATGCGATCGTTAAGTCAACCAGTTATATGGCCAAGCGCCGAATTGGGGCCATCATATCGTTTGAAAGAGAAACCGGTCTTACCGATTATGTGGAAACAGGGATTCCTATTCATTCGAAATTGTCATCAGAGCTGCTGACCAATATTTTTGTGCCCAACACGCCTCTGCACGACGGAGCGGTTATTTTGCGGCAGAATGAAATCGTTGCGGCAGGCTGTTATCTTCCGTTGACCGAAAGCCCGTTTGTTTCCAAAGAACTGGGTACAAGGCACAGAGCGGCTATTGGTGTAAGTGAAGTAACAGATGCGATTACTGTCATCGTCTCAGAAGAAACCGGTAGCATCTCGATTACGAAGAACGGAGAAATCCATCGCAACCTGAATGAGGAAACACTGAGAGCTTTATTGAATGCGGAATTAATGGTATCAGGCAAAAATGCTTCCTCATCACGCTGGAATTGGAGGGGGAAGAAAAATGGACAAACTCCTTAA
- a CDS encoding YdeI/OmpD-associated family protein — translation MTKSLMNPKVDEFLSKAKKWQEEYEKLRNIVLDCELTEELKWMHPCYTFEKKNIVLIHGFKEYCALLFHKGALLQDAHGILIQQTENVQAARQIRFTNVQEIVEMETILKAYIYEAIEVEKAGLEVNFKKSTEFIIPEELQNKFDEIPALKTAFEALTPGRQRAYILYFSQPKQSKTRQSRVEKCMQQILNGKGLND, via the coding sequence ATGACAAAGAGTCTAATGAATCCTAAGGTTGATGAATTTTTAAGTAAAGCTAAAAAGTGGCAGGAAGAATATGAGAAGTTGAGAAATATCGTTCTTGACTGTGAGCTGACCGAAGAATTGAAGTGGATGCATCCTTGTTACACGTTTGAGAAAAAAAACATAGTTTTAATACATGGATTTAAAGAATATTGTGCGCTTCTGTTTCACAAAGGTGCCTTGTTACAGGATGCCCATGGGATTCTAATCCAGCAAACGGAGAATGTACAGGCGGCGCGACAGATTCGGTTCACCAATGTTCAAGAAATCGTTGAAATGGAAACCATCCTGAAAGCCTATATTTATGAAGCCATTGAAGTTGAAAAAGCCGGGTTGGAAGTGAATTTTAAAAAGAGTACAGAATTCATAATTCCTGAAGAACTTCAAAATAAATTCGATGAAATCCCTGCCTTGAAAACTGCTTTTGAAGCATTGACGCCAGGACGGCAAAGAGCATACATTCTTTATTTTTCTCAACCCAAACAATCCAAAACTCGACAGTCAAGGGTTGAAAAATGTATGCAGCAAATTCTCAATGGAAAGGGATTAAATGATTAG
- a CDS encoding anti-sigma factor family protein, with protein sequence MSCDTEKYMSLIDKALDRDITELEQKELDIHLENCEACREHYYALKEIISDMKESAPVVAPDHFTEDVMKRLPAVKKKRMPAQWIRRYPVLTAAAVFLILMFGSVMANWSTGNELSVVSGSDNVQIKPSTHTVIVPKGKTVKGDLVVENGDVRVEGKVDGDVVVIKGKKYMASAGQITGDSQEIHQVVEWVWYKLKMFFTGEEQK encoded by the coding sequence ATGTCATGTGATACAGAAAAATATATGAGCCTGATTGATAAAGCCCTGGATAGGGATATAACGGAGCTGGAGCAGAAAGAGCTGGACATACATCTGGAAAATTGCGAAGCCTGCAGAGAGCACTATTATGCCTTGAAAGAAATCATTTCCGACATGAAAGAATCAGCGCCTGTTGTTGCTCCTGACCATTTTACAGAGGATGTAATGAAGAGGCTTCCTGCCGTGAAAAAGAAAAGGATGCCGGCTCAATGGATCAGGCGTTATCCAGTCCTGACTGCGGCTGCAGTATTCTTAATCTTAATGTTCGGTTCAGTAATGGCCAACTGGAGTACCGGGAATGAACTATCAGTAGTCTCCGGCTCGGATAACGTTCAGATCAAGCCATCCACGCATACGGTTATCGTTCCTAAGGGAAAGACGGTCAAAGGTGATCTGGTCGTAGAAAATGGCGATGTGAGGGTGGAAGGAAAGGTTGACGGCGATGTCGTCGTCATCAAGGGGAAAAAATATATGGCTTCCGCGGGCCAGATCACCGGTGACAGCCAGGAAATCCATCAAGTGGTGGAATGGGTCTGGTATAAACTTAAAATGTTCTTCACAGGAGAGGAACAAAAATAA
- the sigW gene encoding RNA polymerase sigma factor SigW, protein MDSLINNLVTQVRAGNQEAFEGLVEIYKDKIYRLCYRMVGDSHEAEDLAQEAFVRAYVNIDKYSGSYKFSTWLYRIATNLCIDKLRKKKPDYSMDAEIPGTEGATLYSQVAGAAPLPEEEVEEKEKRDHLQQEIMKLPEKYRTAILLKYVEDLSLEEISSVMDLPVPTVKTRIHRGREALKKVYKKVAKSR, encoded by the coding sequence ATGGATTCATTAATTAATAATCTGGTTACCCAAGTAAGAGCAGGGAACCAGGAGGCTTTTGAAGGTCTTGTTGAAATTTACAAAGATAAAATATACCGGCTGTGCTACAGAATGGTCGGAGACAGCCATGAGGCGGAGGACCTTGCTCAGGAAGCATTTGTCCGCGCTTACGTAAACATTGATAAATACAGTGGAAGCTATAAGTTTTCAACGTGGCTGTATCGCATCGCCACAAACTTGTGTATTGATAAACTGCGGAAAAAGAAACCGGATTACTCTATGGATGCCGAGATTCCAGGAACAGAAGGAGCAACGCTTTACAGCCAGGTGGCAGGAGCGGCTCCACTTCCGGAAGAGGAAGTGGAGGAAAAGGAGAAGCGGGATCATCTCCAGCAGGAAATCATGAAACTTCCGGAAAAGTACAGGACAGCGATCCTGCTAAAGTATGTCGAAGATCTATCGCTTGAAGAGATCAGCTCTGTTATGGATTTGCCCGTCCCGACTGTCAAAACACGGATACATCGGGGAAGAGAAGCGTTAAAAAAGGTGTATAAAAAGGTTGCAAAATCGAGGTGA